CATGCTATTATAGAAAGTTTGTTAAAGTATGTGGACATATCAGCAAACCACTAACTGAGTTACTGAAGAAAAATGCTTTCTTATGGTCTGAAGCTGCTACTACAGCCTTCAATCAACTCAAGGTGGTCATGACAACTACACATGTCTTGGCACTCCCAGATTTTTCTAAAAAGTTCATCTTGGAGACAGATGCTAGTGATACTGGTCTAGGTGCAGTACTTATGCAAGAGGGGAGACTAATTGCTTTTCATAGCAAACCATTGGGCCCTAAAGCTATGGGACTCTTTACATATGAGAAGGAGCTCATGGATGTAGGCTCAGTTGTTACCAAATGGAGACACTACCTCCAAGGACATCATTTCACCATCAAAACTGATCATGAGAGTATCAAATTCTTTTTGGAGCAGAAGATCACTACTGGACTACAACAAAAGTGGCTCATGAAGCTGTTGGGTTTTGACTATGACATTCAGTACAAAAAGGGGagtgacaaaaaagttgttgATGCATTATCTAGAAGGGAACACATTACAGCTACTGTACAATCCATCTATATCTCCAAACCTATGTGGATGCAGGAAATTGCTTCTAATTATACTGATGACCCTAAAGCTCAACAACTCATTGCTCAACTGCTAGTTTCTCCTTCTACAACTTCAAATTTCTCCTATCACCAAGAGATTCTCAGATATAAGTCCAGACTGTACATTAGTTCTGCCAACAATGTAAGATCTTCTATCTTATCTTCTTTACACTCATCATCCATTGGAGGTCACTCAGGTATAAAGGCTACTTATAATAGGGCCAAGCTACATTTATTTTGGCCTAAAATGCAGCAGGACATTATCTCCTTGGTCACCTCTTGTGATATTTGTCAGAGGAACAAGCATGAAAACACCCTCCCTACTGGCCTCTTACAACCACTACCCATTCCTGATCAAGCATGGAAACATATATCCATGGATTTTATTGAAGGCCTGCTAAAGAGTGAGCACAAAGATGTCATCTTAGTGGTAGTTGATAGGCTCACCAAATACAGCCATTTCATTGCACTTCAACACCCTTATTCTGCAATTATTGTTGCCAAAGCATTCCTACATAATATCTTCAAGTTGCATGGTTTACCCTTATCCATCACTTCTGACAGAGACAAGGTATTCACAAGTAACTTATGGAAAGACCTTTTTCATCACTTGGGCACCAGCCTCAAACTCAGtacagcatatcatccacatactgaTGGACAAGCAGACATGGTCAATGCTTGTCTGGAGAATTACTTACGGTGCATGAAAGGTTTTCAACCCAAGAAATGGTTCAGCTGGCTAGCTCTTGCAGAATGGTAGTACAATACTAGCTACCACACCAGCATTAAAATGTCCTCATTTAAAGCCTTATATGGTTATGATGCTCCCCATTTGGCTTTTCCTCCTACCATCACTACTTCTGTGGCTGCTATTGAAGAGTATCTTATACACAGGAAACCTATGCTTGATATTCTTAAAGATTCCGTATCTGTTGCTCAAGCCAGAATGAAGTTTTTTGCAGACCAAAACAGAACTGAGAGATCCTTTGAAATGGGAGATTCATTATACCTGAAGTTGCATCCATACAGACAAGTATCTGTCTCCCTAAGGAAGAATTTCAAGCTTTCAGCTAAGTACTATGGTCCCTTTACTGTCATTGCTAAAGTAGGGAACTTAGCTTATAAGCTACAACTTCCACCAGAGGCCAGAGTACACCCTGTGTTCCATGTCTCCCAGCTTAAGAAAAAGATTGGTTCTTCTTATGTCCCTTCTCCAACattgttgtagttgcaggaaatcctacaacacaccccttgtattatcatgactatgatttctagatctaaacttatttgatatgaaaataaatataaagataatgaaaatagaaaataagacacaagatttacatggttcgatcaatgtgatctacatccacggggttagggatcttcactatgattgtttgtaattacatatggattacaattgagactccattaatgag
Above is a genomic segment from Papaver somniferum cultivar HN1 chromosome 10, ASM357369v1, whole genome shotgun sequence containing:
- the LOC113315794 gene encoding uncharacterized protein LOC113315794, translated to MSSFKALYGYDAPHLAFPPTITTSVAAIEEYLIHRKPMLDILKDSVSVAQARMKFFADQNRTERSFEMGDSLYLKLHPYRQVSVSLRKNFKLSAKYYGPFTVIAKVGNLAYKLQLPPEARVHPVFHVSQLKKKIGSSYVPSPTLL